A region of Pseudomonas putida DNA encodes the following proteins:
- a CDS encoding FadR/GntR family transcriptional regulator: MKSDNVHPSQPLPMEIVNWLSGEIQSGRLATGDQLPSERQLCEQFSVSRAVVREALSQLKFEELITTQQGKGAFVAKRGERHAFRLKEVSLGEEGALLHILEFLITIEVGATRLAALRHTPEDLKKIRQALVGMEYAMVNDQLGDDEDYAFHQAIVAATHNPHFKSLNEYLDHSVRRLIREARSNTAEIYNELIQDVQDEHQAIFQAIQARDPVLAGEAAERHLRNAAKRMNMYLQA, from the coding sequence ATGAAAAGCGATAACGTGCACCCCAGCCAGCCCCTGCCCATGGAGATCGTCAACTGGCTCAGTGGCGAGATACAGTCCGGACGGCTGGCTACCGGCGATCAACTGCCCAGCGAACGGCAATTATGCGAGCAGTTCTCGGTAAGCCGGGCGGTGGTGCGCGAAGCCTTGTCGCAGCTCAAGTTCGAGGAGCTGATCACCACTCAGCAAGGCAAGGGCGCATTCGTCGCCAAGCGCGGCGAGCGCCATGCGTTTCGCTTGAAAGAGGTGTCGCTGGGCGAAGAGGGTGCGTTGCTGCATATCCTCGAATTCTTGATCACCATTGAAGTGGGTGCCACGCGCCTGGCGGCCTTGCGCCATACGCCCGAAGACCTGAAGAAGATTCGCCAGGCACTGGTGGGTATGGAATACGCCATGGTCAATGATCAACTGGGCGACGACGAAGACTATGCCTTCCACCAGGCGATAGTCGCGGCCACCCACAACCCGCATTTCAAATCGCTCAACGAATACCTCGACCACAGCGTCCGACGCCTGATTCGCGAGGCACGCAGCAACACCGCCGAGATCTACAACGAGCTGATCCAGGACGTGCAGGACGAGCACCAGGCAATCTTCCAGGCCATCCAGGCGCGTGACCCGGTGCTGGCTGGCGAAGCCGCCGAGCGCCATCTACGCAATGCCGCCAAGCGTATGAACATGTACCTGCAGGCCTGA
- a CDS encoding shikimate dehydrogenase family protein codes for MHISGQTRLIGIVADPIAHVKTPQVINHSAANQGLDLICVPLHVQGTNLHKVLLGASGIANLNGLVVTIPYKESIVEYCDELTDIARQVGSVNAVRIEPESGRLIGGNFDGDGMLAGLHQQGHQLQGKRVLLVGAGGAGKSIAVAIARQQPARLAIYNRSPARAEALLERLKAQFPSVDLSTSDGNAQDFDVIINATSLGLNDDDALPLDPDTLRADALVCEAVMRTGDTPLLAAARQRGCRVHHGQHMIYGQIVQICRFLGVDLQPEHLARILGQ; via the coding sequence ATGCACATCAGTGGCCAGACGCGCCTGATCGGCATCGTTGCCGATCCGATCGCCCATGTAAAAACCCCGCAAGTGATCAACCACAGTGCCGCCAACCAGGGCCTTGACCTGATCTGCGTGCCGCTGCACGTACAAGGGACGAACCTGCACAAGGTACTGCTCGGCGCATCTGGTATCGCCAATCTGAACGGCTTGGTGGTAACCATTCCCTACAAGGAAAGCATCGTTGAATACTGCGACGAACTGACCGACATCGCGCGCCAGGTTGGCTCGGTCAATGCCGTGCGGATCGAGCCCGAGAGCGGTCGGCTGATTGGCGGCAACTTCGATGGTGACGGCATGCTCGCCGGCCTGCATCAGCAGGGTCATCAGTTACAAGGCAAGCGCGTGCTGCTGGTAGGGGCCGGTGGCGCCGGCAAGTCGATTGCCGTGGCGATTGCCCGGCAACAACCGGCACGGCTGGCGATCTACAATCGCTCCCCCGCCCGCGCCGAAGCCCTGCTGGAACGCCTGAAAGCGCAGTTCCCCAGCGTTGACCTGAGCACCAGTGATGGCAATGCGCAGGACTTCGACGTCATTATCAACGCCACCTCCCTGGGCCTCAACGACGACGATGCCCTGCCGCTCGACCCTGACACCCTACGGGCGGATGCCCTGGTCTGCGAAGCCGTGATGCGCACCGGAGACACCCCCCTGTTGGCTGCAGCACGCCAGCGTGGCTGCCGCGTACACCACGGACAGCACATGATCTATGGCCAGATCGTACAGATCTGCCGCTTTCTCGGCGTTGACCTACAACCCGAGCATCTGGCTCGCATTCTCGGCCAATGA
- a CDS encoding SDR family NAD(P)-dependent oxidoreductase, whose protein sequence is MYDFNNRVLLLTGANGGIGREVAKLFYQYGASMVLADLDGDGLADFAQQLDASGQRIATLKMNAADPEDSAKAVQLAIERFGGIDFLVPSAGLYQSQPIHQMTDEQWRQTLGINLDGVFYLCRRAIPALRANSAIVNLTSVAAHRGAYANAHYGTSKGGLLSLTRALARELGPQTRVNAVSPGIIETPMTQALIATRGTDSVEQTPLKRLGQPSEIASVIAFLCSNGSSFMTGEVLHVNGGLYIAG, encoded by the coding sequence ATGTACGATTTCAACAATCGCGTCCTGCTGCTGACGGGTGCCAACGGTGGCATTGGCCGCGAGGTGGCAAAGCTGTTCTATCAATACGGCGCCTCGATGGTACTCGCTGACCTGGACGGCGATGGCTTGGCAGACTTTGCCCAGCAACTCGACGCCAGCGGCCAACGCATCGCCACCCTGAAGATGAATGCCGCCGACCCGGAAGATTCGGCCAAGGCGGTGCAGTTGGCTATCGAACGCTTCGGTGGCATTGACTTCCTGGTGCCGTCAGCCGGCCTGTACCAGTCGCAGCCGATTCACCAGATGACCGATGAGCAATGGCGCCAGACCCTGGGGATCAACCTCGACGGGGTGTTCTATCTTTGCCGTCGAGCAATCCCGGCACTGCGCGCCAACAGTGCAATCGTCAACCTGACCTCGGTAGCCGCACACCGGGGGGCATACGCGAACGCGCACTATGGCACCTCCAAAGGCGGCCTGCTGAGCCTGACCCGAGCCCTGGCGCGGGAGTTGGGCCCACAGACCCGGGTGAACGCCGTGTCTCCGGGGATCATCGAAACCCCGATGACCCAGGCCCTGATCGCCACCCGCGGCACCGATTCGGTGGAACAGACCCCGCTCAAACGCCTGGGTCAGCCCAGCGAAATCGCCTCGGTGATCGCCTTTCTGTGCAGCAACGGCTCAAGCTTCATGACCGGTGAAGTGCTGCACGTGAACGGGGGGCTGTACATCGCCGGATGA
- a CDS encoding dipeptidase → MYLKKLTATSLLLASIGLFSVPAQANLSQQQSAAIIKAYDGTDPADFKQFIGKLNGSDLAKADNLGETLSAYLANTPLADEQQNEINRLLGLYTRIKYGKAATETLRELVAIPTFNVEGVPQHENPQFLKIADKIKALAEGFGLTFRNIDNRVYEITLGEGKEVVGIHAHADVVPVNPDNWKLDDGTRLDPFKVTLVGDRMYGRGTEDDKNGIVVALYALKVAKDEKLPLARQLKLLVDTTEETSGDAIPYYFERNPTPDYNLALDGGYPVVIAEKGYGTVMASFAKRSATGKGAEITHLTGGLATNQIPTTSVATLTGDKPAELAASLNKAGAAYVKGNGGDFSIDAKVVGKEVLLTVKGVSAHSSEPESGVNPVARMLVFIDGLGKQVPLKHNQFTDAARYANDNWGLDYLGKKLGVGFEDAFMGPLTASPTFVGVDDKGLKLAVNLRIPKGKAIATIKDDLAAKLDKWKSASHVPVAFDYSLDAPMYRNPEGEWVKALLAVASENLGMKHEFGTSAGATSVHDLPNGVQFGLAMPNVKYTGHNDNEFKTVEQFMLDLQVVSEMVARIGQMPKL, encoded by the coding sequence ATGTACCTGAAAAAACTTACCGCTACCTCACTGCTGCTGGCCAGCATCGGCTTGTTCAGCGTACCGGCCCAGGCCAACCTCTCCCAGCAACAGTCCGCGGCCATCATCAAGGCCTACGACGGCACGGATCCGGCGGACTTCAAGCAATTCATCGGCAAGCTCAACGGCAGCGACCTGGCCAAGGCTGACAACCTCGGCGAGACGCTGAGCGCCTACCTGGCCAACACGCCGCTGGCCGACGAGCAGCAGAACGAAATCAATCGCCTGCTGGGCCTGTATACCCGTATCAAGTACGGCAAAGCCGCCACCGAGACACTGCGCGAACTGGTGGCCATCCCCACCTTCAACGTCGAAGGCGTACCGCAGCATGAAAACCCGCAGTTCCTGAAGATCGCCGACAAGATCAAAGCCTTGGCCGAAGGCTTTGGCCTGACGTTCCGCAATATCGACAATCGGGTGTACGAGATCACCCTCGGCGAAGGCAAGGAAGTGGTGGGCATCCATGCCCACGCTGACGTGGTGCCGGTCAACCCGGACAACTGGAAGCTGGACGATGGCACTCGCCTCGACCCGTTCAAGGTCACGCTGGTAGGCGACCGCATGTACGGCCGTGGCACCGAAGACGACAAGAACGGCATCGTCGTGGCGCTGTATGCGCTGAAAGTGGCCAAGGACGAGAAACTGCCCCTGGCCCGCCAGCTCAAACTGCTGGTGGACACCACCGAAGAAACCAGCGGCGATGCCATCCCCTACTACTTCGAGCGCAATCCGACACCCGACTACAACCTGGCGCTGGATGGCGGCTATCCAGTAGTGATCGCCGAGAAAGGCTACGGCACGGTCATGGCCAGCTTCGCCAAGCGCTCCGCCACCGGCAAGGGCGCCGAAATCACCCACCTCACCGGCGGCCTGGCCACCAACCAGATCCCCACGACATCGGTCGCGACCCTGACCGGCGACAAGCCCGCCGAGCTGGCGGCGAGCCTGAACAAGGCTGGCGCAGCGTATGTGAAGGGCAACGGCGGTGATTTCAGCATTGATGCCAAAGTGGTCGGCAAGGAAGTGCTGCTCACGGTGAAAGGCGTCTCGGCCCACTCGTCCGAGCCTGAATCCGGGGTCAACCCAGTGGCGCGCATGCTGGTGTTCATCGATGGCCTGGGCAAGCAGGTGCCGCTCAAGCACAACCAGTTCACCGATGCTGCCCGCTATGCCAACGACAACTGGGGCCTGGACTACCTGGGCAAAAAGCTCGGTGTGGGCTTTGAAGACGCGTTCATGGGGCCACTGACGGCATCGCCGACCTTTGTGGGTGTGGACGACAAGGGGCTGAAACTGGCGGTCAACCTGCGTATCCCGAAGGGCAAGGCAATTGCCACGATCAAGGATGACCTGGCTGCCAAACTCGACAAGTGGAAGAGCGCCAGCCACGTTCCGGTCGCCTTCGACTACAGCCTCGACGCGCCGATGTACCGCAACCCGGAGGGCGAATGGGTCAAGGCTCTGCTTGCCGTGGCCAGCGAGAACCTGGGCATGAAGCACGAATTTGGCACTTCGGCGGGGGCTACTTCAGTGCATGACCTGCCCAACGGCGTGCAATTCGGGCTGGCCATGCCCAACGTGAAATACACCGGGCATAACGACAACGAGTTCAAGACCGTGGAGCAGTTCATGCTGGATCTGCAGGTGGTGAGCGAGATGGTGGCGCGCATCGGGCAGATGCCGAAGCTGTAA
- a CDS encoding OmpA family protein, with protein sequence MQSMFRLTALSCAFITAAGCSSQQMDNISKSVKDIGRDYGLPVLCGVGAVAGGAAGYALKGKDGILPGAAAGGALGCAVGYVWQSRLQELDRIAKEENLRITTEKLTVASAAVVTAVPEDAGLVTQIEDTGMFATGSDQLTVNGQRAVAKLAQMYAKPAATDKQAAAKESQARRLLIVGHSDAVGNADFNQKLSERRAKTVGKVMLQAGIPANAIYYQGAGASRPIADNSDPLLRGKNRRVEIVELANEQALVMRAQAEASNTRYLHYGTSTATKPRQATTTAQASSKPAANKPTTAQRTPAATSTSTSTSTSTSTSTAKAVASVRPQVDFAGTPVASYNWTMAQSIKPKQSGFTLISSAYATQMPMSSCEADRPRNAGEVLSMVNDQPLQRRATKDYLPGYNNRVWANLVNGHLVTVSPVSILRENAMVDRQPILQLVEDYKQPTQHKPQTMKAVANTYEGESEVLYRVFASDAQASISCMDIVFSKGNAEVSQGALFYAAGSDAFVASYKPIPATK encoded by the coding sequence ATGCAAAGTATGTTTCGCCTTACAGCGCTAAGCTGCGCCTTCATTACCGCTGCCGGTTGCAGCAGCCAACAGATGGACAATATTTCCAAGAGTGTTAAAGACATTGGCAGGGACTACGGCCTGCCCGTGCTCTGTGGTGTCGGCGCGGTGGCCGGGGGGGCTGCCGGGTATGCCCTCAAAGGCAAGGACGGTATCTTGCCTGGCGCCGCTGCTGGCGGGGCGCTGGGTTGCGCCGTCGGTTATGTCTGGCAGTCGCGTCTGCAGGAGCTTGACCGCATCGCCAAGGAAGAGAACCTGCGGATCACCACCGAGAAACTGACCGTTGCCTCCGCCGCTGTCGTCACCGCTGTGCCAGAGGATGCCGGCCTGGTGACCCAGATCGAAGACACCGGGATGTTCGCCACCGGCTCCGACCAGTTGACCGTGAACGGTCAACGCGCGGTGGCCAAGCTGGCGCAGATGTATGCCAAGCCTGCGGCCACCGACAAGCAGGCCGCTGCCAAGGAATCCCAGGCTCGTCGCTTGCTGATCGTTGGCCACAGCGATGCCGTGGGTAACGCCGATTTCAACCAGAAGCTGTCCGAACGCCGTGCCAAGACCGTCGGCAAGGTCATGCTGCAGGCCGGCATTCCCGCCAATGCGATCTATTACCAAGGGGCCGGTGCGTCCCGCCCGATTGCCGACAACAGCGACCCGCTGCTGCGTGGCAAGAACCGCCGTGTGGAAATTGTCGAGCTGGCCAACGAACAGGCCCTGGTGATGCGCGCCCAGGCTGAAGCGAGCAACACCCGCTACCTGCACTACGGCACCTCGACCGCAACCAAGCCCCGCCAGGCCACCACGACCGCACAAGCGAGCAGCAAGCCTGCGGCGAACAAGCCCACCACCGCGCAGCGTACGCCTGCCGCGACCAGCACCAGCACCAGCACCAGCACCAGCACCAGCACCAGCACCGCGAAGGCCGTTGCTTCCGTGCGCCCGCAGGTTGATTTCGCGGGTACGCCAGTGGCCAGCTACAACTGGACCATGGCGCAGAGCATCAAGCCGAAACAGAGCGGCTTCACGCTGATCAGCAGCGCCTATGCTACGCAGATGCCGATGTCCAGCTGCGAAGCCGACCGGCCGCGTAATGCTGGCGAAGTGCTGAGCATGGTCAACGACCAGCCCTTGCAGCGTCGCGCGACCAAGGATTACCTGCCGGGTTACAACAACCGGGTGTGGGCCAACCTGGTCAACGGGCACCTGGTGACCGTGTCGCCGGTTTCGATCCTGCGTGAGAACGCCATGGTCGACCGCCAGCCAATTCTCCAGCTGGTCGAAGACTACAAACAGCCTACTCAGCACAAGCCACAGACAATGAAAGCCGTGGCCAACACCTATGAAGGCGAAAGCGAAGTGCTGTACCGGGTCTTCGCCAGTGATGCCCAGGCATCGATTTCCTGCATGGATATCGTGTTCAGCAAAGGCAACGCCGAGGTCAGCCAAGGTGCCTTGTTCTATGCCGCTGGCAGTGATGCGTTTGTCGCTTCCTACAAGCCGATCCCGGCCACAAAATAA
- a CDS encoding CBS domain-containing protein: protein MKTVKEILKTKSQHQTVYTIGPDDSVLEALKLLAEKNIGALPVVENNKVVGIVSERDYARKLVLKGRSSAATPVREIMSAPVITVDPTQSLAYCMNEMTDRHLRHLPVVSNGELQGLLSIGDLVKETIAEQANLILQLEQYIRGE, encoded by the coding sequence ATGAAGACCGTCAAAGAAATCCTCAAGACCAAGTCGCAACACCAGACCGTTTACACCATCGGCCCTGATGACTCGGTGCTGGAGGCGCTGAAGCTGCTGGCGGAGAAAAATATCGGCGCGCTGCCGGTAGTGGAAAACAATAAGGTGGTGGGCATCGTCAGTGAACGCGACTACGCCCGCAAGCTGGTGCTCAAGGGCCGCTCGTCAGCGGCAACGCCCGTCCGCGAGATCATGAGCGCCCCAGTGATTACAGTGGATCCGACGCAGAGCTTGGCATATTGCATGAACGAGATGACCGATCGTCATTTGCGCCACCTGCCGGTGGTCAGCAACGGCGAGCTGCAGGGCCTCCTGTCGATCGGTGACCTGGTGAAGGAAACCATCGCCGAGCAGGCCAACCTGATTCTGCAGCTGGAGCAGTACATCCGCGGAGAGTGA
- a CDS encoding NADH:ubiquinone oxidoreductase subunit N, translating to MKDPYAPGFWCSVTILGTLTASYFYGIRQTQQMNQAVQFLYAAAAVTVAVALVALTWIAWQHLHLNKREVVQGRTLLTIWNTKVALRRVETVFDRYFWGSYWHSGRTFEEVMGELKGTPLEQSLDALKRQCRALDREIHDHQHHWLANARDLSSVATAMARERYQLDLGEPTSSGNGTTAVLNRDLEVLVYTWSARLRSFDHQLDELERAYH from the coding sequence ATGAAAGATCCCTACGCACCAGGCTTCTGGTGCTCCGTGACGATCCTGGGCACCCTGACGGCCAGTTACTTCTATGGCATCAGGCAGACGCAACAGATGAACCAGGCGGTGCAGTTTCTGTACGCCGCCGCCGCGGTCACCGTGGCGGTTGCGCTGGTGGCGCTGACCTGGATCGCCTGGCAGCATTTGCACCTGAACAAACGCGAAGTGGTTCAGGGGCGAACGCTATTGACCATTTGGAACACCAAAGTAGCCCTGCGCCGGGTCGAGACGGTTTTCGACCGTTATTTCTGGGGCAGCTACTGGCATTCCGGGCGCACCTTCGAAGAGGTCATGGGCGAGCTCAAGGGCACACCGCTGGAGCAGAGCCTGGACGCCCTCAAGCGCCAGTGCCGGGCGCTCGACCGCGAAATCCACGATCACCAACACCATTGGCTGGCCAACGCGCGGGATCTATCCAGTGTGGCGACGGCGATGGCCCGTGAGCGCTACCAGCTCGACCTGGGGGAGCCGACCAGCAGTGGCAATGGCACTACCGCCGTGCTCAATCGGGACCTTGAAGTGCTGGTTTACACCTGGTCGGCGCGCCTGCGCAGCTTCGACCACCAACTGGACGAGCTGGAACGCGCCTACCATTGA
- a CDS encoding DUF2789 domain-containing protein, producing MEAPIHPFAELFKQLGLPDDALSIDQFITSHSPLQNEIKLVDAPFWTEAQRNFLIDSINEDADWAVPFDQLNEALRRPRK from the coding sequence ATGGAAGCGCCGATCCATCCATTTGCCGAGCTGTTCAAACAGCTGGGCTTACCTGACGATGCCTTGAGTATCGATCAATTCATCACCAGCCACTCGCCGCTGCAAAACGAGATCAAGCTGGTCGATGCCCCGTTCTGGACCGAAGCCCAGCGCAACTTCCTCATCGACAGCATCAACGAAGATGCCGATTGGGCAGTCCCTTTCGATCAACTCAACGAAGCATTGCGCCGCCCCCGAAAATAA
- a CDS encoding aminoacyl-tRNA deacylase produces the protein MRMAKTLQARLDKANCDYDIIPHPHSATSLESARTAGVPAERVAKSVMLDDRHGNYIMAVLPANRHLDMSKVRMSGAWQLTRESGLPTLFGDCERGAVPALGDAYDIKMLLDPTLTRQGDVYLEAGDHDHLIHMSMEQFMKLVPHAEVRELC, from the coding sequence ATGCGTATGGCAAAAACCCTGCAGGCTCGCCTGGACAAGGCCAACTGCGATTACGACATCATTCCCCATCCACATTCGGCCACCAGCCTTGAATCGGCACGCACGGCCGGCGTACCCGCCGAGCGGGTCGCCAAGTCGGTGATGCTCGATGACCGGCATGGCAACTACATCATGGCCGTGCTACCGGCCAACCGGCATCTGGATATGAGCAAGGTGCGCATGTCTGGCGCCTGGCAACTGACCCGCGAAAGTGGCTTGCCGACCCTGTTCGGCGACTGCGAACGTGGCGCGGTACCGGCGCTTGGCGACGCCTACGATATAAAAATGCTGCTCGACCCGACCCTTACCCGGCAAGGTGATGTCTACTTGGAGGCGGGTGACCACGATCACCTGATCCACATGAGCATGGAGCAGTTCATGAAGCTGGTACCGCACGCCGAAGTGCGCGAGCTGTGCTGA
- a CDS encoding NfeD family protein, with the protein MAARWWRWLLLLMLLGLTPGGQAAPGAVWVLSIDDAIGPASADYLVRSLDQAHAQGAQLVVIRMDTPGGLDSAMRQMIKAILASPVPVASFVAPSGARAASAGTYILYASHVAAMAPGTNLGAATPVQIGGPPGVPKDDKARPSGDEETLARKQVNDAAAYIRGLAQLRGRNADWAEKAVREAVSLAASEAMRLKVIDLVANDLPDLLRQLDGKTLDVAGQPRLLQTHGASLVEHLPDWRTRLLAVITNPSVALILIMIGVYGLLFEFMNPGSGVGGVIGGICLLLALYALQLLPVSYAGVALILLGLAFMIAEAFLPSFGVVGFGGIVAFVVGAVILMDTDAPGFGIPLPLIASLAVLSALFIGGVLGMALKARKRALVSGDAGLVGSLVTVTQVLADNPYCGSVQAQGEQWQVQCATPLQPGQHVRVTARRGVMLEVSAAAPSAQGE; encoded by the coding sequence GTGGCCGCTCGCTGGTGGCGCTGGCTGTTGCTGTTGATGCTGCTTGGGCTGACGCCGGGCGGCCAGGCAGCGCCCGGTGCTGTCTGGGTGTTGAGCATCGACGATGCCATCGGCCCGGCCAGTGCCGACTACCTGGTGCGCAGCCTGGACCAAGCCCATGCGCAAGGCGCGCAACTGGTGGTCATCCGCATGGATACGCCGGGCGGCCTGGACAGCGCCATGCGCCAGATGATCAAGGCCATACTCGCCAGCCCGGTGCCGGTTGCAAGCTTCGTCGCCCCCAGCGGGGCCCGGGCTGCCAGCGCTGGCACTTACATCCTCTATGCCAGCCACGTCGCGGCCATGGCCCCCGGCACCAACCTGGGTGCCGCCACCCCCGTGCAGATCGGCGGCCCCCCAGGCGTGCCCAAGGACGACAAGGCCAGGCCCAGTGGCGATGAAGAAACCCTCGCCCGCAAGCAGGTCAATGACGCCGCTGCCTATATACGCGGCCTGGCGCAGCTGCGCGGGCGCAATGCCGATTGGGCGGAGAAGGCCGTGCGCGAAGCGGTCAGCCTGGCTGCCAGCGAGGCGATGCGCCTGAAGGTGATCGACCTGGTGGCGAATGACCTGCCCGACCTGCTGCGCCAGCTCGATGGCAAGACGCTGGACGTTGCCGGCCAACCGCGACTGTTGCAGACCCACGGTGCCAGCCTGGTCGAGCACTTGCCTGACTGGCGCACGCGCCTGCTGGCCGTCATCACCAACCCCAGCGTGGCGCTGATCCTGATCATGATCGGCGTGTACGGCCTGCTGTTCGAGTTCATGAACCCCGGCTCCGGCGTTGGCGGTGTGATAGGGGGTATCTGCCTGCTGCTGGCGCTGTACGCCCTGCAGTTGCTGCCGGTGAGCTACGCCGGAGTGGCGCTGATCCTGCTGGGGCTGGCCTTCATGATCGCCGAGGCGTTCTTGCCCAGCTTTGGCGTGGTCGGCTTTGGCGGCATCGTGGCCTTCGTGGTCGGCGCGGTAATCCTGATGGACACCGACGCCCCAGGGTTTGGCATCCCCTTGCCCCTGATCGCCAGCCTGGCGGTGCTTTCGGCGCTGTTTATCGGTGGTGTGCTGGGCATGGCCCTGAAAGCGCGCAAGCGCGCCCTGGTCAGCGGCGATGCCGGCCTGGTCGGCAGCCTGGTCACCGTTACCCAGGTGCTGGCAGACAACCCGTACTGCGGCTCGGTACAGGCGCAAGGCGAACAGTGGCAGGTACAGTGCGCGACGCCGCTGCAACCCGGCCAACACGTACGAGTCACGGCGCGTCGTGGCGTGATGCTGGAGGTGAGCGCTGCGGCCCCTTCGGCGCAAGGAGAATGA
- a CDS encoding slipin family protein encodes MFMQLGFGALLMLLGVLLLSAFRILREYERGVVFQLGRFWQVKGPGLILLIPVIQQMVRVDLRTVVLDVPPQDVITRDNVSVKVNAVLYFRVLDPQKAIIQVEDFLVATSQLAQTTLRAVLGKHELDELLAEREQLNADIRQVLDAQTDAWGIKVANVEIKHVDLNESMVRAIARQAEAERERRAKVIHAEGELQASEKLMQAAQMLSKEPGAMQLRYMQTLGAIAGDKSSTIVFPLPLDLLKGFVEKPK; translated from the coding sequence ATGTTCATGCAATTGGGTTTCGGCGCCCTGCTGATGCTGCTGGGCGTGCTGTTGCTGTCGGCGTTCCGTATCTTGCGCGAATACGAGCGCGGCGTGGTATTCCAGCTGGGGCGCTTCTGGCAGGTCAAAGGACCTGGGCTGATTCTGCTGATCCCGGTCATCCAGCAGATGGTCCGGGTCGACCTGCGCACCGTCGTGCTGGATGTACCCCCGCAGGATGTGATCACCCGCGACAACGTCTCGGTGAAGGTCAATGCCGTGCTGTACTTTCGCGTGCTCGACCCACAAAAAGCGATCATTCAGGTCGAGGATTTTCTCGTCGCCACCAGCCAGTTGGCCCAAACCACCTTGCGTGCGGTGCTCGGCAAGCACGAACTGGACGAGCTGCTGGCCGAGCGCGAGCAGCTGAATGCCGATATCCGCCAGGTGCTGGATGCGCAAACCGATGCCTGGGGCATCAAAGTGGCCAATGTCGAGATCAAGCACGTCGACCTCAACGAATCGATGGTGCGCGCCATCGCTCGTCAGGCCGAGGCCGAACGTGAACGACGGGCCAAGGTGATCCATGCCGAAGGGGAGCTGCAGGCGTCCGAAAAACTGATGCAGGCAGCACAGATGCTCAGCAAGGAGCCGGGGGCCATGCAGTTGCGTTATATGCAGACGCTGGGGGCGATTGCCGGGGACAAGAGCTCGACCATCGTGTTTCCGCTGCCGCTGGATTTGCTCAAGGGTTTTGTGGAAAAGCCGAAATAG
- a CDS encoding LysE family transporter, with the protein MSMEVWLGFFAACWVISLSPGAGAIASMSSGLQYGFWRGYWNALGLQIGLIVQIAIIAAGVGAILAASATAFTIIKWFGVAYLVYLAYKQWRALPMDMSEESTVRPIGKPLSLVFRGFLVNVSNPKALVFMLAVLPQFINPHEALLPQYVAITVTMITVDMLVMAGYTGLASRVLRLLRTPKQQKRLNRTFAGLFLGAATFLATLRRAPI; encoded by the coding sequence ATGTCGATGGAAGTGTGGTTGGGCTTCTTTGCCGCCTGTTGGGTGATCAGCCTTTCACCCGGGGCCGGGGCGATTGCCTCGATGTCCAGCGGCCTGCAGTACGGTTTCTGGCGCGGTTACTGGAACGCACTAGGCCTGCAGATTGGCCTGATCGTGCAAATCGCCATCATCGCCGCTGGCGTGGGCGCCATCCTGGCGGCTTCCGCCACTGCCTTCACGATTATCAAGTGGTTTGGCGTCGCCTACCTGGTCTACCTGGCCTACAAGCAATGGCGTGCGTTGCCGATGGACATGAGCGAAGAGTCTACCGTGCGCCCGATCGGCAAACCGCTGAGCCTGGTGTTCCGTGGTTTTCTGGTCAACGTCAGTAACCCCAAGGCGCTGGTGTTCATGCTGGCGGTGCTGCCGCAGTTCATCAACCCCCATGAGGCGCTGCTGCCACAGTATGTGGCAATCACCGTCACCATGATCACCGTCGACATGCTGGTCATGGCGGGTTACACCGGCCTGGCTTCCCGGGTGCTGCGCCTGCTGCGCACGCCCAAGCAGCAGAAGCGGCTGAACCGCACCTTTGCCGGGTTGTTCCTCGGCGCGGCAACCTTCCTCGCGACCCTGCGTCGCGCGCCTATCTGA